From one Rattus rattus isolate New Zealand chromosome 15, Rrattus_CSIRO_v1, whole genome shotgun sequence genomic stretch:
- the LOC116884637 gene encoding interferon-inducible GTPase 1-like, with amino-acid sequence MGQFFSDTSKSEDNEGDLVSSFNAYFKKRNTKTKIISPETIRLIELHLSKGNILGASDLISDALKNIESIPINIAVTGESGAGKSSFINALRGIRPEEEGAAEVGVVETTMERTPYQHPKIKTLTLWDLPGIGTQKFPPKTYLEKVKFEEYDFFVIASATRFTKLELDLAKAIRIMKKNYYFVRTKVDFDLENEKRSKPRTFDREKTLEKIRGYSVNTFSNNNMDVPQIFLISSYNLSDYDFPVLMDTLIKDIPAQKRYNFMLSLPDITEAAIDRKHKATQEFVWLEAFKTGALATIPALGILRDDVEKLRQKLKNYRQLFGVDDESLEFMAKDFQVPVAQLKEILKSPHLLKTDREETLQDKLLKYLEIFASANGGLLATGLYFRKTYYLQLHFLDTVAEDAKVLLQWKYSKH; translated from the coding sequence GAGTGAAGACAATGAAGGAGATTTGGTGTCTAGCTTCAATgcctattttaaaaagagaaatacaaaaaccaaaattaTTTCTCCGGAAACTATCCGTTTAATAGAGTTACACCTGAGCAAAGGAAACATTCTTGGAGCAAGTGATTTAATCAGTGATGCATTAAAAAATATTGAGAGTATCCCAATAAATATTGCTGTGACAGGGGAGTCAGGAGCAGGGAAATCCAGCTTCATCAATGCACTGAGAGGGATTAGACCTGAAGAGGAAGGTGCAGCTGAAGTTGGGGTAGTAGAGACAACTATGGAGAGAACTCCTTACCAACATCCCAAAATTAAAACTTTGACCTTATGGGACCTGCCTGGTATTGGAACTCAGAAATTCCCACCAAAGACTTATTTGGAGAAAGTGAAATTCGAAGAATATGATTTCTTCGTTATTGCTTCTGCCACACGTTTTACAAAACTTGAATTAGACCTCGCCAAAGCAATCAGAATTATGAAAAAGAATTACTACTTTGTGAGAACCAAGGTGGATTttgatttagaaaatgaaaagagatccAAACCACGTACTTTTGACAGAGAAAAGACCCTGGAGAAGATCCGAGGCTATTCTGTGAATACCTTTAGTAACAACAACATGGATGTACCACAGATTTTCTTGATCTCTAGCTATAATTTATCTGACTATGATTTTCCAGTCCTGATGGATACCCTGATTAAGGATATCCCTGCTCAAAAGCGCTACAATTTTATGCTTTCCCTGCCTGACATTACAGAAGCCGCCATTGACAGAAAGCACAAAGCTACGCAGGAGTTTGTCTGGCTAGAAGCCTTCAAAACTGGAGCTTTGGCAACTATTCCTGCACTGGGCATCCTCAGGGATGATGTGGAGAAGCTAAGGCAGAAGTTAAAGAACTACCGACAACTCTTTGGAGTAGATGATGAATCTCTGGAGTTTATGGCTAAGGATTTCCAAGTGCCTGTTGCACAACTGAAAGAAATACTTAAGTCTCCTCATTTGTTGAAGACTGACAGAGAGGAAACGTTACAAGACAAGCTATTGAAATATTTAGAGATATTTGCATCAGCTAATGGTGGGCTCCTTGCTACAGGTCTTTACTTCAGGAAAACTTATTATTTACAACTTCATTTCCTTGACACAGTGGCTGAAGATGCCAAAGTTCTCCTTCAATGGAAATATTCAAAACACTAG